A stretch of DNA from Polyodon spathula isolate WHYD16114869_AA unplaced genomic scaffold, ASM1765450v1 scaffolds_732, whole genome shotgun sequence:
GGATTTCGTTGCGGaagacaaaggaaagaaggtacaactgaagtgtgcaagtactgtcgagttactatacatattgtgacaggaaaaataaaaaactaaatgaaccaaaaataatcatttcatacagtatataaaaagcaaaagtccagggagggggagggggattgcatcaaactcaaaaatagctaaaaaataagcacatgtttttgtacatgttcaagttttagttttttccccATGCTGAACATTGACTGCATGAGTGTTTCCAGTACAGTTAGCAGAAGAACACCagcccaaacaaaaacaaacagagggCTGAGCATAactgattgtttttgtttcatttctggAAGGTTTATATTTGCGGTGCAATATAAAAGAACCCCTTCTGATTATTAATACACCATCTCCCCCTCCACAGATTCTTGCCCATCTTTGGAAGCTGGGTTACTCCCCCGAAGATATCATCGGAAACATTTTCAGAGTTTGCAAAACCTTCCAGATGCCCGAGTACCTTAAACTGGAGTTCATCAAGGTGAGGGAACGACGGCATTAAACTGCACGGTTCCAGGTTGCTTTAgtgctctggtgtgtgtgtgtgagaacgtGAATGTTAGGGGGTAGTTGTGTGCAATCATTTTAGTGAGTATGGCATGCAGTTCACTGTTCAGACTGTTATTGCAAGGAATAAAGAACACCTGGCTTCATTTTATCAAGGTTTTTTTgtgaaagaacaaaaatgaattGCAGTAATTaacaaccttttaaaatatacaatcttCAGTTATAAAGGGAAGTCTAATTATAGATGCTACAATAGAAGGATGTGATACTGAGTAGAATTAGAGTTGTGATTTGAATAATTGTGTGTGCATTATAGAAAAATGAGTCACTGTGCCACAAGAACAACAAAATGAAGAATAGGAGGTTTAAGATGAGAAAGGTTTTAGGCTGTAGTACTATAGGAATGCTAAAGAATGTTATGTTAAAGACACAGGGCTGTATATGTTGGTATAAAgctttgtttggtgtttttgttgaCAAGCAGCCACTATTTTATAAGGCATACTTGAGTCCTTAAATTGATCTTCTGAATTCCTAGTGGTTGTTGCTATCGAAATGTAgcatgtaaatgtattgtaaaaatacataaaaaacagcaaCCCTAACTTCATGAGTTTAGTGAGTTGTGTTTCTTTATATGAGTAATGTGTTGTATTCTGTACACATTGAAATATGGAACCATTAGAAGAATAAGAGGCAGAAGAGGAATGTtgcctttattttatacagcgcaAGTAACCCTGTTGAACACTCCGGCAAACTAGACAGCAGCTTTTCATTGATTTTGATTTACAATGTTGAAGGGGTGAAATGTATGCAGGACACCAAGGGTAGAATGTGCAGACCAAAGATGGGACGGTCCAAAGGCTCACCAGTAGCCCCTGATTTGGGAGGCTACGGCACTGGCATGATGTTTTGAATAATTGAAGAAGTGCCCGTATCCAGACCAGGCTCAGCTTTGCTTCAGAGAGGCGTCAAGACTGTATACCACAGCTGCAGACAGCTTTCTCCCTTGCTGTCTACAGGAGATCGGCTACACCCACATGAGGGTGGCTGAAGGGGTGAACTCTCTGCTGCAGATGGCTGGACTCCTGGGACGACTCTGTGCAAAGACAGCCGCCCCTGCAGCCAGCTAAACCAGCCTTCCAGCGAGTGCAGAGTCTACCGCATGCCCTGCCCCTCCCTGGGGTACAGCCAGACACATCCCTCACTACATGTTTTCAAAACAGATTAGACATACTGAACGTAGATGTTTTGAGTATTTCCATGGTTAGAGAATTCAACAGAAATACTGTGTATGTGCTTGGGGAGGTACTTCCATGCAAAAATGTATTCCCACCCCATCATACAGGGTGATTAgcaagtaagtttaccacatgaaCACACCGTATCATTAATGTGGTAAGCTTACTTTCTAatcatcctgtgtgtgtgtgtgtgtatatatatatatatatatatatatatatatatatatatatatatatatatatatatatatatatatatatatatatatatatattttataggcaGTGCTGGTTGTGATTAATTTGATCGTTTatcccattttctttttgttgtaaatagCTTATCTTTTGTAATAAAGAGAGTTTCATCATAAAAgcttcttgtttagttttttttcctattttaaaattaatatggTACAATAAGAAAACAGATggcagataattaaaaaaaacaaggagcaTGTTATGACACCATCAGCatacaactataaaaacacaggGACGGAACTGCAGCATTACGATAAATAGCCCCGGTATGTAAAATCCTATTGTAATGAAGCAGTTTCAGAGTTCAGGTTATTCATGGTTAAACTTTAGTGGTGGGGgctaggtggtgcagtgggttCATTCACAGCCCTTTCACCTCTGGATACCTGGGTGTGAATTCATTTAGTTTTGTTGAACTGGTTTTCAGATTTCCATTGTGGTCCGTTTTATCCTTCCTCCACCGTGTAGACTCACCCCCAACAGATCTTAGGACCCCGGCTGTAACATGAACCTCTTTCTGCCAGCAGCATTATGAAGAGCAACTGGGTGgaagttttaattaaacaagatgACACAAGCTGCAGTGCAGGTGTTTCACTGTCTTAAGTGAGGGTTGGTGTACAAATTCCAAACCCACTTCACAAGCGTAGCACAGTGGCAGGGGAAGTGTTGAGAAACAAAACAGCCGGTCTCCAGCCATTTCACAATGTGATGCAACAGCTGAAAGTGGAAAACTGTTACATAATACATTGTTGTCCCAATTCTCGCATTGATCTTGTCCAGCTTTCATGGATTAGGCAACATGAAGCCCTTTGTTGACCTGGATCAAGAGCTAGTGGAGTTCTCTCTCATTTTCTGTAACTGGGCTTCAGTTCAGGTGCTCTCTCAAGATGGGCTGGGATAGCCTAACAAGAAAGAAAGCATTAGTTCATATAAAAAGGAAGAATCGGGTAAAGACTTCTCTGTCTATTGCAACTGCTGACGATGAATGCCTTTGCTAGCTTTGTACCTTGTTAAAACCTAAAGGGAATTTGGAGTTAACCCAGTTCAATCTCCTTTACAAAGTTATTTCTCCTCTTATCTATCAAAAGTACTGCTGTACGATTAGAGAAGTCAGTGACATGCTCAACTgttaaactaaaaacacaaagatCACGTTAATGATGCCAGTGCAATAAGCATTCTAAAATAGGTCTTTATATCCAAGGGTTTTGGTGGTCTGTAACTACTGTTGCACTGTAGCTGTACGGAAAGGTTATCCCAAGATAACTAAAAAACGGACGATACTAACTGCCTGATTTTAAGTGTTGCAGCCTATGGCCTGATCGTGAAGATGAAGGTGTGCACaattttgatgttttttgttaCCCAAAAGGCAATCGTTTAGCTACTGTACAGGACTAACCCACAATGTCAGCACTGCATTAACCCATGATGTCATCACTGGATTTACACAGTCACCACGACCTTACCTGGGCTTTTTCGGCGATCGGAGACGTGTTGATGTAATCTGATTCTTCATAGTCGAGAGGAGTTTCAtgcttttcttaattaaaataagaAGTTTTGAGcataatgaaaaaatatgcaactaaaatatatatatattttataacatgtaaAAAGCTAATAGAACTTTGGCAATGGTGTAAAACCAGAGGCAGGACCAGTTGAATCGTCCTCCTCAGATTCTATATAAGTTGAAATTGCGGTAGATAGTTTAAAAGTCATACACGGGTAGATTGTAGATGAATACTGTCAATACTGATATAAGCTTTCCTTAGGTTTGAGCCCCCTACAGccacatcatcaaaaataaataaaaataaaaataaaatacctttttctTTTGCCAAGGCACCAAGATATCCCGCGTTCTCATAATCCTGCGATTCCACTGAAATCAGAATGAAGTGTGCATGCGGTCACTCCCGCAACATGCCCTTGTGTAACATCAgtacagaaatgtaaaataaagatacCATGGGAAATCCGTTGTGAAAGAACCCCTAACAGAACCATGAGCAGATGACACCACAGCAGCTAAAGTATACTGCACAGAGGTCCTGAGAGTGTACTGGTCCAGAATATGAAaatgtttccactgtgttaccAGTCTAACAATGGCAGCCATAAGACTACCATAAAATAAAGGTCACCCTGTGGGTAATAAAAGAGGTCACGCAGTCGAGTCGAGTTGCGACAGCCTGCAATTGCTGGGAAACTAGCTTTGCTTTCTGGTAATTCACAAGATGAACACAGACCTCACTGTACCACACATGACTATCACACATGTGCTCAGAAGCTCTTAGGTCCTGACGATGATGTCATGGATAAGGGAAGATAATTGATAATTACTGCACACACCAAGGTCCACCTCCGAGTACAATCACATGCATCTTAAAAGCATAATCACCAAGGCAAGAAACAAACCTTTCCATAACTCTCATTAGCATAGCAACATGCCATGCAATAGATCAAAGGGTTTGAGCTTGGGCTATTAAGAGGCTATatgtaaatacaattatattggagcaacagaactagGAACTTAAAGGAGGTAGACAGgtgaaaaatacttttacaaaaataaaagtcatTTGAAGCTGTTGCCTGTATATTCTTCTGTTCAATTGAAACGCCTACCTGATTCCAGACTGCTTGCTCTATGCAAGGTGTTGCaggcaaacacattttcataagaaGTGGAATCATcatctaaaaagaaagaaaataagaggAGCTGGTAATATGAAGGAACCGCTAAGTACGGAAGAACAGAAATACTTAAAAGAAACTAGGTTATACAATCCATAACTGTTAAAACATAGAATGTGCTAAAtatagaaatgctaaaataaactgaatCATTTCAATGACAAAACTTCATACTAGAAGATATTTGCAGTGtattaatgtgtttcttttagcgtttctaaattcagcacggTTGAGTGTTTCTGAGTTTTAGATGAAAGCATGCAAATAACATCCTCTGACAAGGACATAAAACAGCATTGACTGTCAGCGAGATCAGTTCACGAGTGAAAACCATTTGCTGTGCAACAACAAGAGCCTTTGCAATGAAGTCAAGTCAGAGCGCCTCGGAACCAGAGGGTGCTTTTGGTTCCTAGATTTGAACTTCACGGCTTCGCGATTTGTGGCAGGGTTTATTTCGCCATGTGATCTCACAGACAAGTGTAAACAATTTGACTTTTGCTTTATTTCCATTGACATATTGGTTAAGTTGATCAGCTGATCTCAAACCCCGACACTGCCTGTGTCTTGCTTGTTTGCTGGTGGATGTTTGTTCTCTGGTCTTCAGAGGGGGAGGGATGACCTTTCTAGCACTTAAAACCCAAAGGATGTCACCTGATCTCACCTCCTTTCTTTCCTCTGTATTTAGTTGCAGTATtttgcacaccaaaaaaaaaaaaaagaaaccataaaGAAGAGTTCAGAGAGCTAGGCAGCACTGGGTTAATGCACTAGCTTTTCACCCCAAGAGGACTGGGTTCAAACCCGGCTGAGGTCACAACATGCAAAAAGAGTGGTCTACATAGACAGCACAACACAGTTAGGAACAAGAGTACTGGGCACTTTTGCAAGCAGTTGCAAAAATTAACCAAGGATTGGATCGGGGCACCATATTTGCATCACTTTATTTTAAAGCTTCAATCAGCGTTTGCTGTTTACACAAAGGCAAGAAAGATgagaatatattattaatatttaataacaagaactgAAGGTGTCTTTGCCCAACATGCCTAATCATGTATTTGTGCAACTCAAATAATTCTACTCTATTATTCTATTAATAGTCTGTGTGTGGGAGTTTTAAACGATTTAGGGGAACAGTCTGCAATTGTTTTGTTCCACGCGATTGTGAAGGCGTAAACAAATCGAACAAGTTGTAAGtcacaaacattcaaacaaatcaTCCGTTTTTTGGATGCTGCAAGCTGGAGCAGTTCACCTCTCAGAAGAACAGAGAAGCACACTGCTACAGAGTGCAAATGTAAAACGCATGAACTCCCCTCATACAGCACAGTTACTTTCCCCCTTGGAAGAGGTACATGCTGTAGCGATGCCCACTCAGTACCTACCATTTTCATAGGGCGATGTCGCAATAGGAGCCCTGCAAAAGTTACAAACGATAAACATTAAGACTAAGTTCAGATTGGGAAATGCTTTACATTTGACAGTTGAACATGTAACTAATACACATTTCCTGGCATGAATCAGCCATGTTATTTTAAAGGTTGAAAACAGGATACCGGATATATTGTAATGGTACAGCCTACCCATTAGAATTACTTGTTCCAAACGTTCCTCAATGTCAGTGCTATGGTTCTGTGCTAAGGGGTTGCTACAGTGTTACAAGCTATTGGTAGAATTGtaccacagctgtaaatgttcttatttgtatacagtataccagtggtGGGAATACACGACACTCGCTGGTAATCCACTGCACTGTTAACTATCAGGACCTCTATACAATATTTATTGATAATGTAAACCACAAATCTGGAGTTCAGGCTGAATCATGGTTATGATTGACAGTATCTACTGAACGGCATTGTCTTTGcgtaagtttaaaaaatattttatttggcatctgccaaataaataataatataattagcaTTTTCCTAATTTTAAATGTCTTACGTGTTTTAAAACCTATGATGTGTTTTCTGTATAATTTTCTATTTGTAAGAAGCTACCCCACCGCTTGTCAAAGTTCCCGTGACATCAATGCCTCACTCATCTTCTCACATCCGCTATGCCGGGTGTTTAAAAGCTGCGCTCTCTGCTTCAAAGGGCGACTGGCTCACGTACGCATTTTCCACTTAGAAGCTAGTCTTCAAAAGGACTAAGCAAACCCTCTATCTTAATGGTTTGATTTAGCTGGGAGTCCTTTCGTTTTCCAGATCCTAATACCTGTGGTATTGACACTTGATATATTGTGTGATAGCCGGATAGAAGGAACTTCACCCCTGTAAAACTTGCAAAAAGTACTCGAGGGTGTTATCATGCCAAGTGTTAAAGCCTTGGTTCTTACCAATTTAGACAAAGTTAAATCTGAATTTTATAAAAACCCTGGTAACAAGATTGTCCTTTATCATGAAAAACTCAATACTTACACATACGTTGGTTCACTGACAGCGTTGGCATCATTGACAACTAAAAAGAATAAGAAACACATTAATGATGTCATGTGTACACTTTAATGCATCTATGAAAATGTAACACACACGTGATACAGTAAGTACACAGCAGGATCAGCACAataaggcagagtgctatattgtccggAAGGGAAGTACAGCCTAAATACATCCAATGTTTAACTTTAAATTACGATTATGTTATTAGGAGACAGTTATTGTAAACAGCGGTCCTTCCTTCTTTTACAAGCCTGGCGGTGAATCGGGAGAACCTTTGCGACTGGATTTAATCAGGGTGAGTGAAATGTAAGCGCCCGTGTGTCTCCTGTTTGCCAGCGGATACCCCCCCCCACAGGCCAACAGAAGAGTTTACACGCTCTGCCAAGCTCGGGGGCATGAAagacaaggacaaaaaaaaacaaaagataaatagTGACTTACCGATGactatgttttcatattttggcTGTTCATCTACTGGGGACATAAAACAGGCAATTTAGGGTAGGGTGCCTCCCCACAGAACTCCCCACTGCGACTGGCACAAGCTGATTAATCACACTACATGTTAATCTACTGAACCTTCACTGGGAAAACGCCTGCTTACTGACGTAGCTTACTAGAGCTTTCTTATTCATTGCACAACTTAAGATccagtcattttattaaactgcttGTTCTCATTTTTTGGTCGTTgctcatttcagtttgcagcagccCAGGGCTGGAATGAGTTGGAACTGTTCATATCGCTGCTGACTCTACCTGCTAAGTTGCTGCTATGTTTTATGCTTGATTATGTGTTCATGTTGTTTGCTGTGGGGCTGCCAGGTCATCaatgtaaatgagaatttgttctcaattgactcatctggataaaggctgtgattggttgattgattaaCTGGTTATGTGCTGTAATAGGCAAGATAAGTCATTTTCATTGGCAAGGCTTTGCTTGTATGTGGGTCAAGTCAGCGTGAattgtaaccatttccagtgtttttccagtttagtggctatccaccaatttcattGTTGTTGTATCGGGGTGTTTTAtaggttaaaactgaaaatcagaagccctacttataaacCAACGCCTCGCTTGCACTGGCTACACCAATTAGATTTGAATGAAATGTTTGCCACAAATAAGAAAATCAGAAAACAGACTCACCTCCTCCATTGTGTAGTTCTGAAGCAGATGCTGGCCTGCAGTAACAGTAATGGTATATTTCATATTACTCCCAAGAGAAAGCAAGGTAGAGCCATATACAGAGGTAAAAAACAGCAGGGGTGCAAAGCCAACACACTGTACAGCATCAGCCAGCAATTCAACAGTAAGCTGTGCTTCATACCCAAACCCTTGCCACTGTTCTGATTCATTCCTCTATATCAAATGCTGTGCTTCCTCCTTGATCTGTTAGGCCCAAAACATCTTAACCCTGCCCAAGCATTTCCAAAATGAGAACCGCTACTTTATATGAAAGATTCTGGCTTGCAAGGCtggatttcaaaaataataatacagagggGTGGCTAAGCAAGGTGTTCAGAGCGCAGCGACAGCAGATTTACCGACACGCGAGGGGAATATAGAAACATGGTCTTTTCCCAGCCTGCACGCCGGTACCACATCTGTTAATGCTCACAGTAAAGAGGCTGTAGTTATGAGGCCTGTTACCTTGCTGAGTGACTTACTGTGAAGGTGAAGGCGGGGTCTCTCTCGTCATCTGGTTGGGTCTCGTCACTTTGGAAAGACAGGAAAGGTGAAGAGTCAGGACAGTGTGACGGGAGACTGCCAGCATGCcagctctgctctgtacagtgctgGGGAACTCAAACACTTTCCCTTTATTTGCAATTTGACTTCCTTTTACTTCCAGTAAGGCACATTTGCATTCATATAATAAACGGACCCTCCAGCAAAGGACCAAACAACCACCCCAATGTATAACTTAAAACAGCTAAACCTCTAATGTTGATGACTGCATTACCAGAAACACTGGTCTGCTTAAGGTcttctttttaataatttttcccATTAAGCCCTTTAATTatgtaaatgtacttttaaataaagttgaaatAATTATTCCCATCTTCCTGCTATTAATATAACACACACTACAAACAAATCAGTTACGCACATGTCAGACAGTGAGAGGTTTGCTTATTTTGATAATGGATCTTCAATGGTAAAGCCCTGGCACAATGTGGTACCACCATGCTAACAGTGCGTACCAGGCACTGTGATATGCATGGTCCAGCTCTTCGCTAGAACAGCTGTTATACCAGACGACCCTTACACTGGTTTCAAAAGAGATCACATTGCTACTCATGTTTCAACATCATTCGAAGCTTAGACAATGGGAAATGGGTATATTTAGGAAGTGAGTAATGAACTACATGTAGGTCTGACAATGTGTGGATTTATATTAGGATCAGCATTGCTATTTCTTTGTAATGAAAAACTGTAGAGTTGTAAGACATACGTAGcagtgctaaaaaaaaagaaacggcaATAACTATAAATGTGGTATAAGAAATCAAATATTCAGCAATACGGGTTTCTCAAATTGCATTCGGTGCACACATGCCTGTCCATGGAACACTACAGCATAGCATTagcggctggtttcacagaacctgattagCATGAATCAgatcctgggtttgaatatgcggGTCAGCatacagcagcgctttaccaggcaaactgaaactctgatgctttcagtttggtctactgccaagactgctgtggccactgactgtgtacgaggtttccttgacaacagttgagaagctggaagctttaatcagttcatacgtcaggaaatggttgggagttccacgctgcctcagcagagtgggactttatggtaaaggaatactgcagctaccagtctccgctctaaccaaggagtttaagtgcgccaaagtccaactggaaattacattagcagattcacgcgacaaatgcgtaagggaggcagcacctgtgctgaaaactggaagaaaatggacggcaaagaaagctgtgtaaGATGCTAAGACTGCCctttgaatcggagatattatggggcaagttcagcatgaaagaggggtcttggtctcagttcagctcctcctacatggcacaaggcaaccccagctcaacggaggaagctggtagtcaacgaggtgcaaaagctggaggagaggatcaggtgtgtaaaggccgtttcccaggccaagcaggcaGAATGGataagatgggagagtgtggaacaacacaagatcggctggcaagacctatggacaatggaacagagcaggaacAGTTTCCTCaacagatcagcatatgatgttctcccatcaccaaaaaacctaaacctctgggtgggtgaggatccctcatgtcctttgtgttcaccacctgcaacattaaggcacattgacaggatgtaaggtgagtcttagcaaaggatggtttacttggcgccatgaccacgtgctgtgatgtttggccttagcactggaagacaagcgtaacctgaccaataagttgtcaccagttccatcaaagcattacacataagacaatatttctccgtccaggagagcaaccaccaagaaaaggtgttaaaaccaagcctcgcccaggacaactggaagctgctagagactggaagatgctggcagatgttggtcaacggcttatttttccaactgagattgccaccactaaccttcgaccaaaGTTTCTgtagggtcagcaattgcccaagtgcaaggcaaaatccttacatctcattataatgtttgtgcagCTTAGTATTCCACATCCCTGCTCTTTTCTTAATTTCAATACacttcaatatcatttaaatggattattgATGGCAAAGTGCTCATTTGACAGCAggtgaaaaacattatttatatacacTGCATTTTTAGTGGCCTCTAAAGTCCGACTTTACACCTGCTAAACAGGGTTTGCGCGTGCAAAACGCAGATTTTGACGGCAATGTGAGTGTTTTGCAACCGCAAGTCACTTTGCACGTGTTACAAGGTAATGGAATCCTGCTCACCTGTTTTGGATCTGACTACAGTAAATCCCCGATgttcactataaaaaaaaaagaaagagagagaaggtaTTATCAAAATACTATAGTTTCGAAATTCTGCATGTGATTGCATTTGTAtgtatcaatttatttttaacttacgATAAATGCTCTTCGTAAactgtgttttct
This window harbors:
- the si:dkey-183i3.6 gene encoding LAT2 domain-containing protein isoform X5 — translated: MVVPHCARALPLKIHYQNKQTSHCLTLTRPNQMTRETPPSPSQPASASELHNGGVDEQPKYENIVIVVNDANAVSEPTYVAPIATSPYENDDDSTSYENVFACNTLHRASSLESVESQDYENAGYLGALAKEKEKHETPLDYEESDYINTSPIAEKAQAIPAHLERAPELKPSYRK
- the si:dkey-183i3.6 gene encoding LAT2 domain-containing protein isoform X4, which codes for MKQQEVFLALASLLPLVVVLVKCICCRQKSKIIKEENTVYEEHLSEHRGFTVVRSKTVTRPNQMTRETPPSPSQPASASELHNGGVDEQPKYENIVIVVNDANAVSEPTYVAPIATSPYENDDDSTSYENVFACNTLHRASSLESVESQDYENAGYLGALAKEKEKHETPLDYEESDYINTSPIAEKAQAIPAHLERAPELKPSYRK
- the si:dkey-183i3.6 gene encoding LAT2 domain-containing protein isoform X1, coding for MAASLVFLNLTRKTRERLSCITLLHKQPYFNSLSRGSVWICLCFTPTGISTVMKQQEVFLALASLLPLVVVLVKCICCRQKSKIIKEENTVYEEHLSEHRGFTVVRSKTVTRPNQMTRETPPSPSQPASASELHNGGVDEQPKYENIVIVVNDANAVSEPTYVAPIATSPYENDDDSTSYENVFACNTLHRASSLESVESQDYENAGYLGALAKEKEKHETPLDYEESDYINTSPIAEKAQAIPAHLERAPELKPSYRK
- the si:dkey-183i3.6 gene encoding LAT2 domain-containing protein isoform X3; the encoded protein is MAASLVFLNLTRKTRERLSCITLLHKQPYFNSLSRGSVWICLCFTPTGISTVMKQQEVFLALASLLPLVVVLVKCICCRQKSKIIKEENTVYEEHLSEHRGFTVVRSKTVTRPNQMTRETPPSPSQPASASELHNGGVDEQPKYENIVIVVNDANAVSEPTYVAPIATSPYENDDDSTSYENVFACNTLHRASSLESVESQDYENAGYLGALAKEKA
- the si:dkey-183i3.6 gene encoding LAT2 domain-containing protein isoform X2, translated to MAASLVFLNLTRKTRERLSCITLLHKQPYFNSLSRGSVWICLCFTPTGISTVMKQQEVFLALASLLPLVVVLVKCICCRQKSKIIKEENTVYEEHLSEHRGFTVVRSKTVTRPNQMTRETPPSPSQPASASELHNGGDEQPKYENIVIVVNDANAVSEPTYVAPIATSPYENDDDSTSYENVFACNTLHRASSLESVESQDYENAGYLGALAKEKEKHETPLDYEESDYINTSPIAEKAQAIPAHLERAPELKPSYRK